A portion of the Sebastes fasciatus isolate fSebFas1 chromosome 2, fSebFas1.pri, whole genome shotgun sequence genome contains these proteins:
- the LOC141755778 gene encoding C5a anaphylatoxin chemotactic receptor 1 isoform X1 — MQLITAMADMNGTQLNAVNQLIASHNASSSSWQKEAVRGIQIVATLVIFLVGVSLNGLVVWALGLRRNRHVGRRGSGEETRAASSFRIYVLNLAVADLVLLLRTPLMLGYVANNYSWPFGRVFCHVIIFLRGLGLYASAFLLCAVALERCLCLLRPVWARLRRPAWAVPLACGLLWLMATILSAPYIYYAFLSDRNGTYQCLESGEFDMALFVTETIVGFILPLLVFLGSNLAVLLTVQKAVPLTPTSSTNPSTARRMTRMYHMLFFTMLLFLTCWVPYFVCRFLLTLAKGRPERKSLYNAAFYGKYVSLFLVYIKCALNPVLYVFAARGLGRAIRMSVVSTIERLFNDESMDSIRRKSLKNSLKNSQM; from the exons CTCATCACCGCAATGGCCGATATGAATGGGACACAGTTGAATGCAGTGAACCAGCTTATAGCCAGCCACAACGCCTCCAGCAGCTCCTGGCAGAAGGAGGCAGTGAGGGGAATCCAAATAGTAGCTACTCTGGTCATCTTCCTG GTGGGTGTATCTCTGAATGGGCTGGTGGTTTGGGCACTTGGACTGCGGCGTAATCGTCACGTGGGGCGCAGAGGTAGCGGTGAGGAGACGCGAGCTGCCAGCAGTTTCCGTATTTATGTCCTGAACCTGGCCGTGGCTGACCTGGTGCTGCTCCTGCGTACTCCCCTCATGTTGGGCTACGTCGCTAACAACTACAGCTGGCCATTCGGCCGTGTCTTCTGCCACGTGATCATCTTTCTGCGAGGCCTGGGGTTATACGCCTCCGCTTTCCTTCTCTGTGCCGTGGCACTGGAGCGATGCTTGTGTCTGCTGAGGCCCGTGTGGGCTCGACTGCGACGCCCCGCCTGGGCTGTTCCTCTGGCCTGTGGGCTCTTATGGCTGATGGCCACCATCTTGTCGGCCCCGTACATCTACTATGCCTTCCTGAGTGACAGAAACGGGACATACCAGTGCCTGGAGAGTGGGGAGTTTGACATGGCGCTGTTTGTCACAGAAACAATAGTTGGTTTCATCTTGCCCCTGCTGGTGTTCTTGGGAAGCAACCTGGCTGTATTGCTCACCGTTCAGAAAGCAGTGCCCTTAACACCGACCTCCTCCACCAACCCTTCAACTGCCCGCAGGATGACCAGGATGTACCACATGCTGTTTTTCACcatgctcctcttcctcacctgcTGGGTGCCATATTTTGTTTGTCGGTTCCTTCTGACCTTAGCCAAGGGACGGCCTGAACGGAAGTCGCTGTATAACGCAGCATTTTATGGCAAATACGTATCTCTGTTCCTGGTGTACATCAAGTGTGCTCTTAACCCGGTGCTGTATGTGTTTGCTGCCCGAGGCTTAGGCCGTGCTATCAGAATGTCAGTAGTCTCCACGATTGAAAGACTTTTCAACGATGAATCCATGGATTCCATAAGAAGGAAGTCACTCAAGAACTCACTTAAGAACTCACAGATGTAA
- the LOC141755778 gene encoding C5a anaphylatoxin chemotactic receptor 1 isoform X2 has protein sequence MADMNGTQLNAVNQLIASHNASSSSWQKEAVRGIQIVATLVIFLVGVSLNGLVVWALGLRRNRHVGRRGSGEETRAASSFRIYVLNLAVADLVLLLRTPLMLGYVANNYSWPFGRVFCHVIIFLRGLGLYASAFLLCAVALERCLCLLRPVWARLRRPAWAVPLACGLLWLMATILSAPYIYYAFLSDRNGTYQCLESGEFDMALFVTETIVGFILPLLVFLGSNLAVLLTVQKAVPLTPTSSTNPSTARRMTRMYHMLFFTMLLFLTCWVPYFVCRFLLTLAKGRPERKSLYNAAFYGKYVSLFLVYIKCALNPVLYVFAARGLGRAIRMSVVSTIERLFNDESMDSIRRKSLKNSLKNSQM, from the exons ATGGCCGATATGAATGGGACACAGTTGAATGCAGTGAACCAGCTTATAGCCAGCCACAACGCCTCCAGCAGCTCCTGGCAGAAGGAGGCAGTGAGGGGAATCCAAATAGTAGCTACTCTGGTCATCTTCCTG GTGGGTGTATCTCTGAATGGGCTGGTGGTTTGGGCACTTGGACTGCGGCGTAATCGTCACGTGGGGCGCAGAGGTAGCGGTGAGGAGACGCGAGCTGCCAGCAGTTTCCGTATTTATGTCCTGAACCTGGCCGTGGCTGACCTGGTGCTGCTCCTGCGTACTCCCCTCATGTTGGGCTACGTCGCTAACAACTACAGCTGGCCATTCGGCCGTGTCTTCTGCCACGTGATCATCTTTCTGCGAGGCCTGGGGTTATACGCCTCCGCTTTCCTTCTCTGTGCCGTGGCACTGGAGCGATGCTTGTGTCTGCTGAGGCCCGTGTGGGCTCGACTGCGACGCCCCGCCTGGGCTGTTCCTCTGGCCTGTGGGCTCTTATGGCTGATGGCCACCATCTTGTCGGCCCCGTACATCTACTATGCCTTCCTGAGTGACAGAAACGGGACATACCAGTGCCTGGAGAGTGGGGAGTTTGACATGGCGCTGTTTGTCACAGAAACAATAGTTGGTTTCATCTTGCCCCTGCTGGTGTTCTTGGGAAGCAACCTGGCTGTATTGCTCACCGTTCAGAAAGCAGTGCCCTTAACACCGACCTCCTCCACCAACCCTTCAACTGCCCGCAGGATGACCAGGATGTACCACATGCTGTTTTTCACcatgctcctcttcctcacctgcTGGGTGCCATATTTTGTTTGTCGGTTCCTTCTGACCTTAGCCAAGGGACGGCCTGAACGGAAGTCGCTGTATAACGCAGCATTTTATGGCAAATACGTATCTCTGTTCCTGGTGTACATCAAGTGTGCTCTTAACCCGGTGCTGTATGTGTTTGCTGCCCGAGGCTTAGGCCGTGCTATCAGAATGTCAGTAGTCTCCACGATTGAAAGACTTTTCAACGATGAATCCATGGATTCCATAAGAAGGAAGTCACTCAAGAACTCACTTAAGAACTCACAGATGTAA